From one Gossypium hirsutum isolate 1008001.06 chromosome D08, Gossypium_hirsutum_v2.1, whole genome shotgun sequence genomic stretch:
- the LOC107900756 gene encoding protein TAB2 homolog, chloroplastic → MCGSRSTITENPPSSSHCLSMATLSFNSTRIKSPSRQSHKPFSKSHFSTKPNNVPFLFPSKTHPQLHHFKPNSISESSVSVPEEAFDDAEEDDPTSELSYLDSETDPSSVTEWELDFCSRPILDIRGKKIWELVVCDSSLSLQYTKYFPNNVINSVTLKDAMETISEDLGVPLPEKVRFFRSQMQTIITKSCKELGIKPVPSKRCLSLLLWLEERYETIYMRHPGFQKGSKPLLALDNPFPVELPENLFGEKWAFVQLPFSAIREEISSLDERFVFGAGLDLDLLGIEVDDNTLIPGLAVASSRAKPLAAWMNGLEVCSVEADTSRGCLILSVGISTRYVYATYKKTPTTTSEAEAWEAAKKACGGLHFLAIQEDLDSDDCVGFWLLLDLPPPPV, encoded by the exons ATGTGTGGTTCACGTTCTACTATAACTGAAAACCCGCCATCATCTTCACACTGCCTTTCCATGGCAACTCTAAGCTTCAATTCCACACGAATCAAATCCCCATCTCGCCAATCCCACAAACCCTTCTCCAAATCCCACTTTTCCACAAAACCCAACAACGTACCATTCCTTTTTCCATCTAAAACCCACCCACAGCTCCACCATTTTAAACCAAATTCCATATCCGAAAGCTCAGTGTCAGTGCCTGAAGAAGCTTTTGATGACGCTGAAGAAGACGACCCAACTTCAGAATTGAGCTACCTTGACTCAGAGACCGATCCCTCGAGTGTTACAGAGTGGGAGCTGGATTTTTGCTCAAGGCCGATTCTAGATATTAGAGGCAAGAAGATATGGGAACTGGTAGTGTGTGACAGTTCGCTTTCCCTTCAATATACCAAGTACTTTCCCAACAATGTTATCAATAGTGTTACTTTAAAAGATGCTATGGAAACCATAAGTGAGGATTTAGGTGTCCCTTTGCCAGAAAAAGTCCGCTTCTTCAG GTCACAAATGCAAACCATAATTACAAAGTCATGTAAAGAGCTTGGTATAAAGCCTGTTCCGAGTAAACGG TGTCTGTCACTGCTTCTTTGGTTGGAAGAACGTTATGAGACTATATACATGCGCCATCCTGGTTTTCAAAAAGGTTCCAAGCCACTTTTGGCATTAGATAACCCTTTCCCAGTGGAACTTCCAGAGAACTTATTTGGAGAAAAATGGGCATTTGTCCAGTTACCTTTTTCAG CTATTCGAGAGGAGATTTCGTCGTTGGATGAAAGGTTCGTGTTTGGTGCTGGTTTAGATTTGGATTTGCTGGGAATTGAAGTTGATGACAATACATTGATTCCAGGACTTGCAGTGGCTTCTTCACGTGCAAAACCATTGGCAG CTTGGATGAATGGATTGGAAGTGTGTTCAGTAGAGGCTGATACCAGTCGCGGTTGCTTGATCCTATCCGTTGGAATATCTACTCGTTACGTTTATGCAACCTATAAGAAAACTCCGACAACTACAAGTGAAGCTGAAGCTTGGGAAGCAGCAAAGAAGGCATGTGGAGGATTACATTTCCTTGCTATCCAAGAGGACTTGGACTCTGATGATTGTGTAGGTTTCTGGCTCTTGTTGGACTTGCCCCCACCCCCTGtataa
- the LOC107900753 gene encoding tRNA-dihydrouridine(20/20a) synthase isoform X1, whose amino-acid sequence MVKFSAYSLMISSFTPFHSIILKNPRRFSRNIPFNHSTKSRVASYYQNVELHTEDMMGASRYLPPLFSVAPMMEWTDNHYRTLARLISKHGWLYTEMLAAETIVYQQGNLDKFLGYSPEQHPVVLQIGGSKLENLAKATELANAYNYDEINFNCGCPSPKVAGHGCFGVRLMLDPKFVGEAMSVIAANTNVPVSVKCRIGVDDHDSYNELCDFIYKVSSLSPTRHFIIHSRKALLNGISPADNRRIPPLKYEFYYALLRDFPDLTFTINGGINSVVEANAALREGAHGVMVGRAAYHYPWQTLGHVDTAIYGAPSSGITRREILQRYQEYGDSVLGKDGNNRPNIREVAKPLLNLFYSEPGNGLWKRKADSAFMHCKTMKSFFEETLVAIPDSVLDAPIAGGVPSGREDLFANVHDLLPPQYHAREEEALYA is encoded by the exons ATGGTGAAGTTTTCAGCTTATTCTTTGATGATATCGTCATTTACACCTTTTCATTCTATTATCCTGAAAAACCCCCGCAGATTTTCTAGAAATATACCTTTCAACCATTCAACTAAATCAAGGGTCGCTTCTTATTACCAAAACGTTGAATTACATACAGAAGACATGATGGGTGCTAGTCGCTATCTTCCTCCGCTATTTAG CGTAGCTCCCATGATGGAATGGACTGATAATCATTATAGGACTCTTGCGCGCCTTATCTCCAAACATGGGTGGCTTTACACAGAGATGCTTGCTGCTGAAACTATTGTTTATCAACAAGGGAATCTG GACAAGTTCTTGGGATATTCTCCTGAACAGCATCCTGTTGTCCTTCAAATTGGTGGGAGTAAATTAGAAAACTTGGCAAAAGCCACTGAACTTGCTAATGCATACAACTATGATGAGATTAATTTCAA TTGTGGGTGTCCTAGCCCAAAAGTTGCAGGGCATGGGTGCTTTGGTGTTCGTCTTATGCTTGATCCAAAG TTTGTTGGAGAAGCCATGTCAGTCATTGCTGCCAATACAAATGTTCCTGTCAGTGTTAAATGTCGGATTGGTGTTGATGATCATGATTCATATAATGAGCTCT GTGATTTTATCTACAAGGTTTCTTCCCTATCACCAACTAGGCATTTCATCATACATTCGCGGAAGGCTCTACTAAATGGCATTAGCCCGGCTGATAACCGAAGAATTCCCCCACTAAA ATATGAGTTCTATTATGCACTCTTGCGTGACTTTCCGGACTTGACGTTTACCATAAATGGAGGCATTAATTCTGTTGTTGAG GCAAATGCAGCTCTAAGAGAAGGAGCTCACGGTGTTATGGTTGGACGAGCTGCATATCACTA CCCCTGGCAAACTCTGGGACATGTTGATACTGCAATATATGGTGCACCAAGTAGTGGTATTACACGCCGCGAG ATCCTTCAACGATATCAAGAATATGGAGACTCTGTTCTGGGAAAAGATGGAAATAATAGACCTAATATCCGAGAAGTAGCGAAG CCTCTACTTAACCTTTTTTACTCGGAGCCTGGAAATGGTCTGTGGAAGCGCAAAGCCGACTCCGCTTTCATGCATTGCAAG ACAATGAAATCCTTCTTCGAGGAAACACTTGTGGCAATACCTGATTCAGTCTTGGATGCACCTATTGCTGGTGGAGTGCCATCTGGTCGTGAAGATCTTTTTGCCAATGTACATGATTTATTGCCACCCCAATATCACGCGAGAGAAGAGGAAgcattgtatgcttag
- the LOC107900753 gene encoding tRNA-dihydrouridine(20/20a) synthase isoform X2, translating into MMGASRYLPPLFSVAPMMEWTDNHYRTLARLISKHGWLYTEMLAAETIVYQQGNLDKFLGYSPEQHPVVLQIGGSKLENLAKATELANAYNYDEINFNCGCPSPKVAGHGCFGVRLMLDPKFVGEAMSVIAANTNVPVSVKCRIGVDDHDSYNELCDFIYKVSSLSPTRHFIIHSRKALLNGISPADNRRIPPLKYEFYYALLRDFPDLTFTINGGINSVVEANAALREGAHGVMVGRAAYHYPWQTLGHVDTAIYGAPSSGITRREILQRYQEYGDSVLGKDGNNRPNIREVAKPLLNLFYSEPGNGLWKRKADSAFMHCKTMKSFFEETLVAIPDSVLDAPIAGGVPSGREDLFANVHDLLPPQYHAREEEALYA; encoded by the exons ATGATGGGTGCTAGTCGCTATCTTCCTCCGCTATTTAG CGTAGCTCCCATGATGGAATGGACTGATAATCATTATAGGACTCTTGCGCGCCTTATCTCCAAACATGGGTGGCTTTACACAGAGATGCTTGCTGCTGAAACTATTGTTTATCAACAAGGGAATCTG GACAAGTTCTTGGGATATTCTCCTGAACAGCATCCTGTTGTCCTTCAAATTGGTGGGAGTAAATTAGAAAACTTGGCAAAAGCCACTGAACTTGCTAATGCATACAACTATGATGAGATTAATTTCAA TTGTGGGTGTCCTAGCCCAAAAGTTGCAGGGCATGGGTGCTTTGGTGTTCGTCTTATGCTTGATCCAAAG TTTGTTGGAGAAGCCATGTCAGTCATTGCTGCCAATACAAATGTTCCTGTCAGTGTTAAATGTCGGATTGGTGTTGATGATCATGATTCATATAATGAGCTCT GTGATTTTATCTACAAGGTTTCTTCCCTATCACCAACTAGGCATTTCATCATACATTCGCGGAAGGCTCTACTAAATGGCATTAGCCCGGCTGATAACCGAAGAATTCCCCCACTAAA ATATGAGTTCTATTATGCACTCTTGCGTGACTTTCCGGACTTGACGTTTACCATAAATGGAGGCATTAATTCTGTTGTTGAG GCAAATGCAGCTCTAAGAGAAGGAGCTCACGGTGTTATGGTTGGACGAGCTGCATATCACTA CCCCTGGCAAACTCTGGGACATGTTGATACTGCAATATATGGTGCACCAAGTAGTGGTATTACACGCCGCGAG ATCCTTCAACGATATCAAGAATATGGAGACTCTGTTCTGGGAAAAGATGGAAATAATAGACCTAATATCCGAGAAGTAGCGAAG CCTCTACTTAACCTTTTTTACTCGGAGCCTGGAAATGGTCTGTGGAAGCGCAAAGCCGACTCCGCTTTCATGCATTGCAAG ACAATGAAATCCTTCTTCGAGGAAACACTTGTGGCAATACCTGATTCAGTCTTGGATGCACCTATTGCTGGTGGAGTGCCATCTGGTCGTGAAGATCTTTTTGCCAATGTACATGATTTATTGCCACCCCAATATCACGCGAGAGAAGAGGAAgcattgtatgcttag
- the LOC107900754 gene encoding photosystem II 5 kDa protein, chloroplastic-like, whose product MASITMTTSFLSTTNLTKGSPKITQRRLVVANAAKGAQVESVQMSSERKTEGNNGRREMMFAAAAAAICSVAGVATAEPKRGSAEAKKAYAPVCVTMPTARICRN is encoded by the coding sequence ATGGCATCCATCACCATGACAACATCATTCCTTAGCACCACTAACCTCACAAAGGGTTCTCCAAAAATTACCCAGCGGAGACTAGTGGTTGCCAATGCTGCTAAGGGAGCTCAAGTGGAGAGTGTCCAGATGAGCAGTGAGAGGAAAACAGAGGGCAACAATGGAAGGAGGGAGATGATGTTTGCAGCTGCAGCTGCTGCTATTTGCTCGGTTGCGGGGGTTGCAACGGCGGAGCCTAAACGTGGTAGCGCAGAGGCCAAGAAGGCGTATGCTCCTGTTTGTGTTACTATGCCAACTGCTAGGATCTGTCGCAACTGA
- the LOC107900752 gene encoding uncharacterized protein — MDAVRHYDTSWNSSTNWSIADGSLLHSVIFESSLASIAGSDQHEPALDDLTAVDSAPKPPLILCPTSPDSGPCEITITFAQSHEVRQIYVRSTARVYEIYYAPKPQSSKEYLSTVRCGVACRDEEVLLAPNFDESAFAHLKGANTKLDEKTLKNDSNSNSNEDDWVEVKAPGTPLLYSGSNVSSNSVVHSGSTQDLYEATAEINDANPCTSITLRLLSLQNKGCVCVDELYVFADPVDIADSETEVSQMGNAGGNSLMAMLAPTLLQLSKTAGFHRIENEEVFGSKTKETKQEDGSKSTEPLNFRNEILQEVKPSLANQREVNLQEAVAATTEPNQHEIPPLKHVTIKPDVTCGHIERSLNELVSRVSRVEDLLLKFEENMLKPISSIDARLQRVEQQLGELTKNPKTSELPSCTKFSAPEFSCQNSDNYSCNTGNESDQLVDASHEKGISSPNQLDETIYPVNATRSFPRLVVTAPDFSNADDEDDDIASETGSDLSNADDEEDHVASETGSSKDKPKHTMSIDDALASALANFLSSTSIEIEKNIQAPTVKAPEILHEEDGIIDKKVFPASEPCCLDTRDGKDSTTALGPSNCSLERIGEVTCSLNEVDSEQAAKEVVEDYQKQGPCHETVGYIDTPAKHEHQIVGDMGNGEVSSATRKILVLDEMDILNQFLEDHIDDDSDVDVERAPGDKEIRGEVAKQDHHEDFLKNFLELSYASSVVNFETPILDVKFASEDNSINKSPLEALLSDMQVTGTAASCSKKSDDGSLEALLSDMQVTDTASSCSKSDDSSQPGEDCKLISVDEADVDGMPWNLEVENLEDYPACNNHEVAETNLI; from the exons ATGGATGCTGTCCGCCACTACGACACTTCTTGGAACTCCTCCACCAACTGGTCTATTGCCGATGGTTCCCTCCTTCACTCCGTCATCTTCGAGTCATCATTAGCATCAATCGCCGGATCCGATCAACATGAACCTGCCCTCGATGATCTAACCGCCGTCGATTCCGCTCCTAAACCCCCCCTTATTTTGTGCCCTACTTCACCTGATTCCGGCCCCTGCGAGATCACCA TTACTTTTGCCCAAAGCCATGAAGTAAGACAGATTTATGTCCGAAGTACTGCTCGGGTATATGAAATATACTATGCTCCTAAACCACAGAGCAGCAAGGAGTATCTCAGTACCGTTCGCTGTGGTGTTGCCTGCAGAGACGAAGAGGTGCTTCTTGCACCCAATTTTGATGAATCTGCATTTGCTCATCTGAAAGGAGCCAATACGAAGTTGGATGAGAAGACACTGAAAAATGACAGCAATTCCAACTCGAATGAAGATGATTGGGTTGAAGTGAAAGCTCCTGGTACTCCTCTGCTTTATAGTGGAAGCAATGTGTCATCAAATTCTGTTGTGCACTCAGGTAGCACACAG GATTTATATGAGGCTACTGCTGAGATCAATGATGCAAACCCCTGCACGTCTATTACTCTCCGGTTGCTTTCACTTCAAAATAAAGGCTGTGTATGTGTTGATGAACTCTATGTTTTTGCTGATCCTGTTGATATAGCTGATTCAGAAACTGAAGTCAGCCAGATGGGAAATGCGGGAGGAAATTCTCTTATGGCTATGCTTGCTCCCACACTTTTGCAGTTATCTAAAACAGCAGGTTTTCACCGCATAGAAAATGAAGAGGTTTTTggctcaaaaacaaaagaaacgaaACAAGAAGATGGGTCAAAGAGCACTGAACCATTAAATTTTAGAAATGAAATCCTGCAAGAAGTAAAACCCAGTTTAGCCAATCAGCGGGAGGTGAACTTGCAGGAAGCAGTTGCAGCAACTACTGAACCAAATCAACATGAGATCCCCCCACTTAAGCATGTTACAATCAAGCCTGATGTAACATGTGGGCATATTGAGAGATCCCTGAATGAGCTTGTTTCTCGAGTCAGTAGAGTAGAAGATCTCCTATTGAAGTTTGAAGAGAACATGCTAAAGCCCATAAGCAGCATTGATGCAAGGCTTCAGCGTGTAGAGCAGCAGCTTGGAGAACTTACTAAGAACCCTAAGACATCTGAATTGCCATCTTGCACAAAATTCTCTGCACCTGAATTTTCCTGTCAGAATTCTGATAATTATTCTTGTAACACTGGTAATGAATCTGACCAACTTGTTGATGCATCACATGAGAAGGGTATTTCATCACCTAACCAACTTGATGAAACCATTTACCCGGTAAATGCTACTCGGTCATTCCCAAGACTTGTTGTCACTGCCCCTGATTTTTCCAATGCTGATGATGAGGATGATGACATTGCTTCAGAAACCGGTTCTGATCTGTCCAATGCTGATGATGAGGAAGATCATGTTGCTTCAGAAACTGGTTCTTCTAAGGATAAACCAAAGCACACCATGTCAATTGATGATGCATTAGCATCTGCCCTTGCCAACTTCCTTTCTTCAACTTCCATAGAGATAGAGAAGAATATTCAAGCTCCAACTGTAAAAGCTCCTGAAATTTTACATGAAGAAGATGGTATTATTGATAAAAAGGTGTTTCCAGCATCTGAACCTTGCTGTCTTGACACAAGAGATGGAAAGGATTCAACAACAGCATTGGGGCCATCCAATTGTTCTTTAGAGAGGATAGGGGAGGTGACATGCTCTCTTAATGAGGTCGATTCTGAGCAAGCAGCTAAAGAAGTTGTTGAAGACTATCAAAAGCAAGGTCCTTGCCATGAGACGGTTGGCTACATAGATACTCCAGCCAAACATGAACACCAGATAGTGGGGGACATGGGAAATGGGGAAGTTAGCAGTGCAACAAGAAAAATTTTGGTTCTTGATGAAATGGATATTCTGAACCAATTCCTTGAAGATCATATTGATGATGATTCTGATGTTGATGTGGAAAGAGCTCCTGGGGACAAGGAAATTAGAGGAGAAGTAGCTAAACAAGATCATCATGAAGACTTTCTGAAGAATTTTCTGGAATTATCATATGCTTCTTCTGTAGTGAATTTTGAAACTCCAATCCTGGATGTAAAGTTTGCCTCTGAAGACAACTCCATTAACAAGTCGCCTCTTGAAGCCCTTTTGTCTGACATGCAAGTAACAGGTACTGCTGCTTCCTGCTCTAAGAAAAGTGATGATGGTTCCCTTGAAGCCCTTTTGTCAGACATGCAAGTCACAGATACTGCTTCTTCCTGCTCTAAAAGTGATGATAGTTCTCAACCTGGTGAAGATTGCAAGTTGATTTCAGTTGACGAAGCGGATGTGGATGGTATGCCTTGGAACTTGGAGGTCGAAAACCTGGAGGATTATCCTGCATGTAACAACCATGAAGTTGCGGAAACAAACCTTATATGA